One genomic segment of Mycolicibacterium chubuense NBB4 includes these proteins:
- a CDS encoding AzlC family ABC transporter permease produces the protein MPPRPESDHSLRAVLALTAPIGLAFIPLGMALGFLVVHAGLAWWWAPVFAAVIYAGSFEFLLVHLAAVAAPVATVAATTFVVNSRHVFYALSFPLQRVRGAAGKLYSTYTLSDEAYAVGVSPEARSWTTRPILLMQIAFHLLWVTGAGLGGLVGEAIPIDRLRGLDFALTALFIVLGIDAYRQRPDRLTAGIAAVCAIGAWLLVPGQMLVCAFAAFTGALVVRMAVGDRRPRRA, from the coding sequence ATGCCGCCCCGTCCCGAGTCCGACCACAGCCTGCGTGCGGTGCTGGCGCTGACCGCACCCATCGGCCTGGCATTCATCCCGCTGGGAATGGCGCTCGGCTTCCTCGTGGTCCACGCCGGGCTCGCGTGGTGGTGGGCGCCGGTGTTCGCCGCGGTGATCTACGCCGGTTCGTTCGAGTTCCTGTTGGTGCATCTGGCGGCCGTCGCCGCACCGGTCGCGACGGTCGCGGCGACGACGTTCGTGGTGAACTCCCGGCACGTGTTCTATGCGCTGTCGTTCCCGCTGCAGCGGGTGAGGGGTGCGGCGGGGAAGCTGTACAGCACCTACACGCTGTCCGACGAGGCCTACGCCGTGGGTGTCAGCCCCGAGGCGCGCAGCTGGACCACGCGGCCGATCCTGTTGATGCAGATTGCCTTTCACCTGCTATGGGTGACCGGCGCGGGCCTGGGCGGGCTCGTCGGCGAGGCGATTCCCATCGATCGGCTCCGGGGTCTGGACTTCGCGTTGACCGCCTTGTTCATCGTGCTGGGCATCGACGCCTACCGGCAGCGCCCGGACCGGCTCACCGCGGGGATCGCGGCGGTGTGCGCGATCGGGGCCTGGCTGCTGGTTCCGGGGCAGATGCTGGTGTGTGCCTTCGCCGCGTTCACCGGGGCGCTGGTCGTGCGGATGGCGGTCGGCGATCGCAGGCCGCGACGTGCCTGA
- a CDS encoding aldo/keto reductase, translating to MRYLDVDGVGRVSRIGLGTWQFGSREWGYGTDYASGAARDIVARALALGVTLFDTAEIYGFGKSERILGEALGAQRAEVAVASKVFPVAPFPAVVKQRARASARRLQLDRIPLYQIHQPNPVVPDSVIMPGMRELLDTGVIGAAGVSNYSLARWKKADAALGRPVISNQVHFSLAHPEALDDLVPFAERENRVVIAYSPLAQGLLGGKYGVDNRPGGVRAANPLFAPENLRRVEPLLQTLRDVAADVGAKPAQVALAWLIALPGVVAIPGASSVEQLEFNVAAADIELSLQAREALTDAARAFRPVPVTRILTDLVKDRLGLR from the coding sequence ATGAGGTACCTCGATGTCGACGGAGTGGGGCGGGTCAGCCGAATCGGGCTGGGTACATGGCAGTTCGGGTCACGCGAGTGGGGGTACGGAACCGACTACGCCTCCGGCGCCGCCCGCGACATCGTGGCGCGGGCACTCGCGCTGGGTGTGACGCTGTTCGACACAGCGGAGATCTACGGATTCGGAAAGAGCGAACGGATCCTCGGCGAGGCGCTCGGAGCCCAGCGCGCAGAAGTGGCGGTTGCCAGCAAGGTGTTCCCGGTGGCGCCGTTCCCCGCGGTGGTCAAGCAGCGGGCGCGGGCCAGCGCCCGCCGGCTGCAGTTGGACCGGATCCCGCTGTACCAGATCCACCAGCCCAACCCGGTGGTCCCCGACTCGGTGATCATGCCCGGGATGCGTGAGTTGCTCGACACCGGTGTCATCGGCGCGGCGGGGGTGTCGAACTATTCGCTGGCGCGCTGGAAGAAGGCGGACGCAGCACTGGGCCGGCCGGTGATCAGCAACCAGGTGCATTTCTCGCTCGCCCACCCCGAGGCGCTCGACGACCTCGTCCCGTTCGCCGAGCGCGAGAACCGGGTCGTGATCGCCTACAGTCCGCTGGCGCAGGGCCTGCTGGGCGGCAAGTACGGCGTGGACAACCGTCCGGGCGGGGTCCGCGCGGCGAATCCGTTGTTCGCGCCCGAGAACCTGCGGCGGGTAGAGCCACTGCTGCAGACGTTGCGCGACGTGGCCGCCGACGTCGGCGCGAAGCCTGCCCAGGTGGCGTTGGCGTGGTTGATCGCGCTGCCGGGTGTCGTGGCGATTCCCGGCGCCTCCAGCGTGGAGCAACTGGAGTTCAACGTCGCGGCCGCCGACATCGAGCTGAGCCTGCAGGCCCGCGAGGCGCTGACCGACGCTGCGCGCGCGTTCCGGCCCGTCCCGGTCACCCGCATTCTCACGGATCTGGTGAAGGACAGACTCGGTTTACGCTGA
- a CDS encoding M4 family metallopeptidase yields the protein MIGFATHRAGLRSLVDGLPGPANPVGALVESLWLAVRQSQFPHNRQPAGGATTSGSVPGAATTAVVPDLGGLLSRDGVEVTLNSTGAAGVIDGRFTDQVVTSAGDAASVLNAVAPALGLATGFADSSAIAVSSAGTGATAENFYRLTETVDGIDVLGSDVVLVTDADGRVTSLFNNYLGLPPTFDVIPDASVDQQKEIRRIAAVAYLGPAASRYAVRRFEARTTFTEQLVIDALDDAAVPTLAWRVVVELPDNGDMSSSGAAYLIDADGSDAGHILVTVSNAEPYTATTIAKDWLGNRRVITIDTQNKSWYTVYGLVDANRDITTYQTRYAFFGTGRPVLPGGVVHRGWFGWNAEAVSAHANTAKVYDYYSDVLGRNSYDGQGAAVDVSIRYNPRTSDAGYANAFWDPARQQFVFGDAGHLDASVDVIGHEYTHAVISWILNPAYGGSVLDYGQSGALNEAMADIMGMLIEGKSGTDKWLLGEDSGLGAVRNLADPASTDSGLGPYRDNMDDYYTGSADDHGEHVNSTIFSHAAYLMMTDPATADISDETWARVFYQSIPRLSLGAQFTDGRAAVLSSARALGFTTPQLAAIGNAFDDVGIVAGATASTVAV from the coding sequence GTGATCGGCTTTGCGACACACCGGGCCGGGCTGCGATCGCTCGTCGACGGTCTGCCCGGTCCTGCGAACCCCGTGGGCGCCCTCGTCGAGTCGCTGTGGCTGGCGGTGCGACAGAGCCAGTTCCCGCACAACCGTCAGCCGGCGGGCGGCGCCACCACCTCGGGGTCGGTTCCTGGTGCCGCGACGACCGCGGTGGTCCCCGATCTGGGTGGTCTGCTCTCCCGCGACGGCGTCGAAGTGACCCTCAACAGCACGGGCGCCGCCGGCGTCATCGACGGGCGCTTCACCGACCAGGTGGTCACCAGCGCCGGCGACGCCGCGTCGGTGCTCAACGCCGTGGCGCCGGCGCTGGGTCTCGCAACCGGATTCGCCGATTCCTCCGCGATCGCCGTGTCGAGCGCGGGAACCGGCGCCACCGCCGAGAATTTCTACCGGCTGACCGAAACCGTCGACGGCATCGACGTTCTCGGCAGCGACGTGGTCCTGGTCACTGATGCCGACGGTAGGGTGACCAGTCTGTTCAACAACTACCTCGGCCTGCCCCCGACCTTCGACGTCATCCCCGATGCGTCTGTGGATCAGCAGAAGGAGATCCGCCGGATCGCTGCGGTCGCGTATCTCGGTCCGGCCGCAAGCCGTTACGCCGTGCGGAGATTCGAAGCCAGGACCACGTTCACCGAGCAACTCGTGATCGACGCGCTCGATGACGCCGCGGTGCCGACGCTGGCCTGGCGCGTGGTGGTGGAACTGCCCGACAACGGTGACATGTCGTCGTCGGGGGCGGCCTACCTCATCGACGCGGACGGGTCCGACGCGGGGCACATCCTCGTCACGGTCTCCAACGCCGAGCCCTACACCGCGACGACCATCGCCAAAGACTGGCTGGGCAACCGGCGCGTCATCACCATCGACACCCAGAACAAGAGTTGGTACACCGTCTACGGGCTCGTCGACGCCAACCGCGACATCACGACCTACCAGACCCGGTATGCGTTCTTCGGCACCGGCAGACCGGTGCTTCCGGGCGGTGTGGTACACCGCGGCTGGTTCGGCTGGAACGCCGAGGCGGTCTCCGCGCACGCCAACACCGCCAAGGTCTACGACTATTACTCAGATGTGCTGGGCCGCAATTCTTACGACGGCCAGGGCGCTGCGGTCGACGTCAGCATCCGGTACAACCCGCGCACCTCCGATGCCGGCTACGCCAACGCGTTCTGGGATCCCGCGCGCCAGCAGTTCGTCTTCGGGGACGCGGGCCACCTCGACGCCAGTGTCGACGTCATCGGGCACGAGTACACGCACGCGGTGATCAGCTGGATACTCAACCCCGCCTACGGCGGGTCCGTGCTCGACTACGGGCAGTCCGGTGCGCTCAACGAAGCGATGGCCGACATCATGGGCATGCTGATCGAAGGGAAGTCCGGAACCGACAAGTGGCTGCTCGGCGAGGATTCCGGCCTGGGGGCCGTGCGTAATCTCGCCGATCCCGCCTCGACCGACAGCGGACTGGGACCCTACCGGGACAACATGGACGATTACTACACCGGAAGCGCGGACGACCACGGCGAACACGTCAACAGCACGATCTTCAGCCACGCCGCGTACCTGATGATGACCGACCCGGCCACCGCGGACATCTCCGACGAAACGTGGGCCCGCGTGTTCTACCAGTCGATTCCCCGGCTGAGTCTGGGCGCCCAGTTCACCGACGGGCGGGCCGCGGTGCTCAGCTCCGCCAGAGCTCTCGGCTTCACCACGCCGCAGCTGGCCGCGATCGGCAACGCGTTCGACGACGTTGGGATCGTCGCAGGCGCAACCGCTTCAACCGTCGCCGTCTGA
- a CDS encoding TetR/AcrR family transcriptional regulator, protein MLEAALRSLASGDPGSVSANRIAKDIGATWGAVQYQFGDADGFWAAVLHRTAERRADLFCTVDESAPLRDRVAGIIDTLYRGLGEPDSRAIENLRAALPRDHAELERLYPRTAAELYSWGQSWLQTCRHAFAGLDIDPERLREVATLIPGAMRGLVSERQLGSYADLDVARRGLTNALVAYLQGGSA, encoded by the coding sequence ATGCTCGAAGCCGCGTTGCGCTCGCTGGCATCGGGCGATCCGGGGTCCGTGTCGGCCAACCGCATCGCCAAGGACATCGGCGCGACGTGGGGGGCGGTGCAGTACCAGTTCGGGGATGCCGACGGCTTCTGGGCCGCCGTGCTGCACCGCACCGCGGAACGCCGAGCCGACCTGTTCTGCACGGTCGACGAGAGCGCGCCGCTGCGCGACCGCGTGGCCGGCATCATCGACACGCTGTATCGCGGCCTCGGCGAACCGGATTCGCGGGCCATCGAGAATCTGCGGGCGGCACTCCCCCGCGACCACGCGGAGCTCGAACGGCTCTATCCCCGCACGGCCGCCGAGCTGTACTCCTGGGGTCAGTCCTGGCTGCAGACGTGCCGGCACGCCTTCGCCGGTCTCGACATCGATCCGGAACGGCTGCGTGAGGTCGCCACCCTGATTCCGGGCGCGATGCGCGGTCTGGTCTCCGAGCGCCAGCTGGGCTCCTACGCCGACCTGGATGTGGCGCGCCGCGGGCTGACCAACGCGCTGGTCGCGTATCTGCAGGGCGGATCCGCCTGA
- a CDS encoding branched-chain amino acid transporter permease, which translates to MPDHAHIALLVAVSAGITWALRALPFAALAPMRHSRIVAYLSIHMPVGVMLMLAIYTLRTAAGTAALQLIWLAIAVALTIGLHVWRGRALLSILAGTACYVTLMSLWG; encoded by the coding sequence GTGCCTGACCACGCCCACATCGCGCTGCTCGTGGCGGTCAGCGCCGGGATCACGTGGGCGCTGCGGGCTCTGCCGTTCGCCGCGCTGGCGCCGATGCGCCACAGCAGGATCGTCGCGTATCTCAGCATCCACATGCCGGTCGGCGTGATGCTGATGCTGGCGATCTACACGCTGCGCACGGCGGCGGGAACTGCTGCCCTGCAGCTGATCTGGCTGGCGATCGCCGTGGCGCTCACCATCGGCCTGCATGTGTGGCGCGGACGTGCCCTGCTCAGCATCCTGGCCGGCACCGCCTGCTATGTGACGTTGATGTCCCTGTGGGGCTGA
- a CDS encoding alpha/beta fold hydrolase, whose amino-acid sequence MDLVTQWRSGATSFRWASTAPANAHAQVEVFARRSGTPGAPALVCVHGFPTSSIDYRGLTRELDGEFDIYTLDFPGYGFSGKPPAPYAYSLYDDARLLVHAITEVWRLDTYRIITHDRGSSVGMIAVPMLAAAGRAPAELFLTNANIFLPLANLTAFQRALLDDATGRPTAAATTPELLAAGLGQTTFMPRRGLDDPEIAALAYCFGYNDGIGVLPDTIRYLHERAADETGWLESLSAIDVDTTLIWGLHDSVAPLRVANHVWQTYLKRKPGRNRYWVVPGADHYVQCDAPQELAHIIRLTTEGLALDLQTIGDRPDGAVLVDQSDGDG is encoded by the coding sequence ATGGACCTGGTCACGCAGTGGCGCAGCGGCGCAACGTCTTTCCGGTGGGCGTCGACGGCGCCGGCGAACGCACACGCCCAGGTCGAGGTGTTCGCCCGTCGCAGCGGAACGCCGGGCGCGCCGGCCCTGGTCTGTGTGCACGGATTTCCGACGTCGAGCATCGACTACCGCGGGCTGACCCGCGAACTCGACGGCGAATTCGACATCTACACCCTGGACTTTCCCGGCTACGGGTTCTCCGGCAAGCCGCCCGCACCCTACGCGTACTCCCTCTACGACGACGCCCGACTGCTCGTGCACGCCATCACCGAGGTCTGGCGACTCGACACGTACCGCATCATCACCCACGACCGCGGCAGCAGCGTCGGGATGATCGCGGTGCCGATGCTGGCCGCGGCCGGCAGGGCACCAGCTGAGCTGTTCCTCACCAACGCCAACATCTTTCTGCCGCTGGCCAATCTCACGGCATTTCAACGGGCCCTCCTCGACGACGCGACCGGGCGCCCCACCGCCGCGGCCACCACCCCCGAACTCCTGGCCGCCGGACTGGGACAGACCACGTTCATGCCGCGCCGAGGACTCGATGACCCTGAAATCGCCGCGCTGGCTTACTGTTTCGGATACAACGACGGAATCGGCGTGCTGCCCGACACGATCCGGTACCTGCACGAACGCGCCGCCGACGAGACCGGCTGGCTGGAATCGCTGTCGGCGATCGACGTCGACACCACGTTGATCTGGGGCCTGCACGACAGCGTGGCGCCGCTGCGCGTGGCCAACCACGTCTGGCAGACGTACCTGAAGCGCAAGCCCGGCCGCAACCGCTACTGGGTGGTCCCCGGCGCCGACCACTACGTGCAGTGCGACGCCCCGCAGGAGCTGGCGCACATCATCCGGCTGACCACCGAGGGCCTTGCACTCGACCTGCAGACGATCGGCGATCGCCCCGACGGCGCGGTACTGGTGGACCAGTCAGACGGCGACGGTTGA
- a CDS encoding TetR/AcrR family transcriptional regulator: protein MAPDDWLVGDRRAEAAERIYAAATDLIVRHGLEAFDIPALQAAVHCSRATIYRHVGGKARIREAVLLREAERIIDAVRAAVAGMSGTERTLTAVTAALDRIRTDPMGKTLLNSMRAGELTWIGRSPVPPALVAELTGIPAGDAQAAQWIVRVVLSLLYWPLADPVAEREMLERFLAPAATGPTG from the coding sequence ATGGCGCCCGACGACTGGCTGGTCGGCGACCGGCGTGCGGAAGCGGCCGAACGCATCTATGCGGCCGCCACCGACCTGATCGTGCGTCACGGCCTCGAGGCCTTCGACATCCCGGCGCTGCAGGCGGCGGTGCACTGCTCGCGGGCGACGATCTACCGGCATGTCGGCGGCAAGGCCAGGATCCGCGAGGCGGTGCTGCTGCGGGAGGCCGAGCGCATCATCGACGCCGTGCGCGCCGCCGTTGCCGGGATGTCCGGCACGGAGCGCACCCTCACGGCGGTGACGGCCGCGCTCGACCGGATCCGTACCGATCCGATGGGGAAGACGCTGCTGAACTCGATGCGCGCCGGAGAGCTGACGTGGATAGGGCGATCCCCGGTCCCGCCCGCGCTGGTCGCGGAACTGACGGGCATCCCCGCCGGCGACGCTCAGGCCGCCCAGTGGATCGTTCGCGTGGTGCTCTCGCTGTTGTACTGGCCGCTGGCCGACCCGGTCGCCGAGCGGGAGATGCTCGAGCGCTTCCTCGCGCCTGCGGCTACCGGACCGACCGGCTGA
- a CDS encoding cytochrome P450 encodes MTVVSGDLGAALFRDEYIQDPYPLYAQMRDQGSVQRVGESDFYAVCSWDAVSEAVARTGDFSSNLTGTMTYQPGGAVGLFPMDELGGPTQVLAIADDPVHAAHRKLLVPHLAAKRIRALESFVTDTVADLVRDALQAGHVEWMSAVANRLPMMVVCRLIGVPDEDAEQLAAWGYASTQLLEGLVGPEQLAAAGTAAMELAAYVAARFDREAAQPHDTLMGGLARACAAGELDALTAQMMMVTLFSAGGESTASLIGSATQIVAARPDLAHRLRGNPGLIPAFLEEVLRFEPPFRGHYRHVLGDCTLDGHRLTAGSRLILLWGAANRDPAHIEAPDEFRMDRELKGHIAFGKGVHFCVGAALARLEARVVLEHLLAHTTHIHTAGPGRWLPSLLVRRLDSLTLTLEQ; translated from the coding sequence GTGACGGTGGTGAGTGGCGATCTCGGCGCGGCGTTGTTCCGCGACGAATACATCCAGGACCCGTACCCGCTCTATGCGCAGATGCGAGACCAGGGCTCGGTGCAGCGCGTCGGGGAGTCGGACTTTTACGCCGTCTGCAGCTGGGATGCCGTCAGCGAGGCCGTGGCCCGCACCGGCGACTTCTCGTCGAACCTGACCGGCACGATGACCTACCAGCCCGGCGGCGCCGTCGGCCTCTTCCCGATGGACGAGCTCGGCGGTCCGACACAAGTGCTCGCGATCGCCGATGATCCGGTGCACGCTGCACACCGCAAGCTGCTGGTGCCTCACTTGGCGGCCAAACGGATCCGCGCGCTGGAATCCTTCGTGACCGACACGGTCGCCGACCTCGTCCGGGATGCGTTGCAGGCCGGACACGTCGAGTGGATGAGCGCGGTCGCCAACCGCCTGCCGATGATGGTGGTGTGCCGGCTCATCGGCGTTCCGGACGAGGACGCCGAGCAGTTGGCGGCGTGGGGCTACGCCAGCACCCAGCTGCTGGAGGGTCTGGTGGGCCCGGAGCAGTTGGCCGCGGCGGGCACCGCCGCGATGGAACTGGCCGCATACGTCGCGGCGAGGTTCGACCGGGAGGCGGCGCAGCCGCACGACACGCTCATGGGCGGCCTCGCCAGAGCTTGCGCCGCAGGCGAACTCGACGCTCTGACGGCGCAGATGATGATGGTGACGCTGTTCAGCGCGGGCGGTGAGTCGACGGCGTCCCTCATCGGCTCGGCGACCCAGATCGTCGCCGCCCGGCCGGACCTTGCGCACCGTCTGCGCGGGAATCCCGGACTGATACCGGCCTTCCTGGAGGAAGTGCTGCGCTTCGAGCCGCCCTTCCGCGGCCATTACCGCCACGTCCTCGGTGACTGCACCCTCGACGGACACCGGCTGACCGCCGGTTCCCGGCTGATTCTGCTGTGGGGCGCCGCGAACCGGGATCCGGCGCACATCGAAGCCCCCGACGAATTCCGGATGGATCGAGAACTCAAGGGGCACATCGCCTTCGGCAAGGGTGTACACTTCTGTGTCGGCGCCGCACTGGCCCGCCTGGAAGCCCGCGTGGTGCTCGAGCACCTGCTCGCGCACACCACCCACATCCACACTGCCGGGCCGGGACGGTGGCTACCCAGTCTGCTGGTGCGCCGACTCGACAGCCTCACGCTCACGCTCGAGCAGTGA
- a CDS encoding NAD(P)H-dependent amine dehydrogenase family protein, producing MSQPIRVFQVATGNVGSEMIKRIAAQPDLELVGVHCYSPEKIGRDAGELAGLAPNGVIATGTIDEIIAAEPDVLTFHGVFPDEDLYVKVLEAGIDVVTTADWITGWHRDRNHPHHSGKPVTALLQQACERGGSTFYGTGMNPGLNQILGVVCSADVAEIENVTTIESVDVSCHHSRDTWIEVGYGRPVDDPEIPGKLEKYTRVFADSVYMMADCFGLTLDEVTFRYELGACTKDVDLGWYRLPKGSLGGNYIRYQGMVDGVPRVETHLEWQMTPHTDPSWDIKGCYITAIKGDPNIYNKHMIFPKPGVDLSDPASFASIGMTVTGMPALNAIKSVVAAPPGIVTSADLPLRGFAGRFTL from the coding sequence ATGAGCCAGCCCATTAGGGTCTTCCAGGTGGCCACCGGCAATGTCGGCTCGGAGATGATCAAGCGCATCGCCGCCCAGCCCGACCTGGAACTGGTTGGGGTGCACTGCTATTCGCCGGAGAAGATCGGAAGGGACGCCGGCGAGCTCGCCGGGCTGGCGCCCAACGGAGTGATCGCCACCGGCACGATCGACGAGATCATCGCCGCTGAGCCCGACGTGCTCACCTTCCACGGCGTCTTCCCCGACGAAGACCTGTACGTCAAGGTCCTCGAAGCCGGTATCGACGTCGTCACCACCGCGGACTGGATCACCGGCTGGCACCGCGACCGCAACCACCCCCATCACTCCGGCAAGCCGGTGACCGCGCTGCTCCAGCAGGCCTGTGAGAGAGGCGGTTCGACGTTCTACGGGACGGGCATGAACCCGGGACTGAACCAGATCCTCGGCGTCGTCTGCTCCGCCGACGTGGCCGAGATCGAGAATGTCACGACGATCGAATCGGTCGACGTGTCCTGCCATCACTCCAGGGACACCTGGATCGAGGTGGGCTACGGCCGGCCTGTCGACGACCCGGAGATCCCCGGCAAGCTGGAGAAGTACACGCGCGTGTTCGCCGACAGCGTCTACATGATGGCCGACTGCTTCGGCCTGACGCTCGACGAGGTGACGTTCAGGTACGAACTCGGCGCGTGCACAAAGGACGTCGACCTGGGCTGGTATCGGCTGCCGAAGGGGTCACTGGGCGGCAACTACATTCGCTACCAGGGCATGGTCGACGGGGTGCCGCGCGTGGAGACCCACCTGGAATGGCAGATGACGCCGCACACCGATCCGAGCTGGGACATCAAGGGCTGCTACATCACTGCGATCAAAGGTGACCCGAACATCTACAACAAGCACATGATCTTCCCGAAGCCGGGGGTCGACTTGTCGGATCCGGCCAGCTTCGCGTCCATCGGGATGACGGTCACCGGCATGCCGGCGCTCAACGCGATCAAATCCGTCGTCGCCGCGCCTCCTGGAATCGTCACCAGCGCCGACCTTCCGCTGCGCGGGTTCGCCGGCCGCTTCACGCTCTGA
- a CDS encoding SDR family NAD(P)-dependent oxidoreductase: MGPLSGKVALVTGASAGLGAATARLFADRGARVFGIARDAARMAEVFAGLDGSTFAAVDITTPQACTQAVEDCVAHFGRLDILANIAGFHRMRHTATMTDDDWVDDLAVNLNGPFYLCRAALPHLLQTGGNIVNVSSIAGVEGEVYSAGYCAAKHGLVGLTRALAVEFTKERLRVNAVCPGGMPTAQTTEFQAPDNADWDLIMRIASPRGFMETADVAKAIAFLASDDAAAIHGAVYRVDNGKGAG; encoded by the coding sequence ATGGGTCCATTGAGCGGCAAGGTCGCGTTGGTCACGGGCGCCTCGGCTGGTCTGGGTGCGGCGACGGCGCGGTTGTTCGCCGACCGGGGCGCCCGGGTGTTCGGCATCGCCAGGGACGCAGCACGGATGGCCGAGGTGTTCGCCGGCCTCGACGGGTCCACGTTCGCCGCGGTCGACATCACCACGCCGCAGGCGTGCACACAGGCCGTCGAGGACTGCGTCGCACACTTCGGCCGGCTCGACATCCTGGCCAACATCGCGGGCTTCCACCGGATGCGCCACACCGCGACGATGACCGACGACGACTGGGTCGACGATCTCGCGGTGAACCTCAACGGGCCGTTCTACCTGTGCCGCGCCGCGCTGCCGCATCTGCTTCAGACGGGCGGCAACATCGTCAACGTCTCGTCGATCGCCGGCGTCGAGGGTGAGGTGTACTCGGCCGGCTACTGCGCCGCCAAACACGGCCTGGTGGGGTTGACCCGCGCGCTGGCCGTCGAGTTCACCAAGGAGCGGTTGCGGGTCAACGCGGTCTGTCCCGGGGGCATGCCCACCGCGCAGACCACGGAATTCCAGGCGCCCGACAACGCGGACTGGGACCTGATCATGCGCATCGCCTCACCGCGGGGTTTCATGGAGACGGCCGACGTGGCCAAGGCGATCGCGTTTCTGGCCAGCGACGACGCCGCCGCGATCCACGGTGCGGTGTATCGCGTCGACAACGGCAAGGGCGCCGGCTGA
- a CDS encoding Rieske 2Fe-2S domain-containing protein, whose product MAKPPLSMKPTGWFQVAWSDEIAVGDVRTMKYFGQEMIAWRAESGALTVMNAYCEHLGAHLGYGGTVHGEVLQCPFHGWQWNQQGRNVCIPYEDRPNRGRRITTYPVIERNESVYIWHDTENREPFFDAPDVFAGFADGSTAADYYPQQRLFRQGLEMHPQYVLENGVDFAHFKYVHNTPIVPVFTRHDFDDPVSYVDFTITFEGDDGQRIEDVNSGVEAINGGLGIAVTKSWGMIDNRTISAITPVDESTSDVRFMVYIGRPAGEVRDPARAAAKAGEFGAEVIRQFSQDIHIWAHQRYSDPPALAGSELQGFTAIREWAKRFYPDGRGGSAAELAAHTR is encoded by the coding sequence ATGGCCAAGCCGCCCTTATCGATGAAGCCGACCGGATGGTTTCAGGTCGCCTGGTCGGACGAGATCGCGGTCGGCGATGTGCGCACGATGAAGTACTTCGGCCAGGAGATGATCGCCTGGCGTGCCGAGTCGGGAGCGCTCACCGTGATGAACGCCTACTGCGAGCATCTCGGCGCCCACCTCGGCTACGGCGGCACCGTGCACGGTGAGGTCCTGCAGTGCCCCTTCCACGGGTGGCAGTGGAATCAGCAGGGCCGCAACGTCTGCATCCCCTACGAGGACCGCCCCAACCGGGGTCGCCGCATCACGACCTACCCCGTGATCGAGCGCAACGAGTCGGTCTACATCTGGCACGACACCGAGAATCGCGAGCCGTTCTTCGACGCTCCCGATGTGTTCGCCGGCTTCGCCGACGGGTCCACCGCCGCGGATTACTACCCACAGCAGCGCCTGTTCCGGCAGGGCCTGGAGATGCACCCGCAGTACGTGCTGGAGAACGGCGTGGACTTCGCGCACTTCAAATACGTGCACAACACGCCGATCGTGCCGGTGTTCACCCGCCACGACTTCGACGACCCGGTGTCCTACGTCGACTTCACCATCACCTTCGAAGGCGACGACGGGCAGCGGATCGAGGACGTCAACAGTGGTGTCGAGGCCATCAACGGCGGCCTCGGCATCGCGGTGACCAAGAGTTGGGGCATGATCGACAACCGCACGATCTCGGCGATCACCCCCGTCGACGAGTCCACCTCCGATGTGCGGTTCATGGTCTACATCGGCCGTCCGGCCGGCGAGGTCCGCGATCCGGCGCGTGCCGCGGCCAAGGCCGGGGAATTCGGTGCCGAGGTGATCCGGCAGTTCAGCCAGGACATCCATATCTGGGCCCACCAGCGTTACTCCGACCCGCCGGCGCTCGCCGGTTCGGAGCTGCAGGGGTTCACCGCGATTCGCGAATGGGCCAAGAGGTTCTATCCCGACGGTCGAGGCGGCAGCGCCGCCGAACTCGCCGCGCACACCCGTTGA